In the genome of Cryptomeria japonica chromosome 8, Sugi_1.0, whole genome shotgun sequence, one region contains:
- the LOC131857847 gene encoding receptor-like protein 53 gives MEATLAYSRVALTVITISWGLLCFIAYPAIACPLTERNLLLDFKEAVVDEERKLSSWHGLNCCTWSGVGCNFGTGHVSLLDLSGYELEGYIHSSLFELAELEHLDLSENYFKGTFAPHIGMLKKLTFLNLFDAGDVNEFYVSEFNVSLESLSNLVSLENLCLDGVNISVSKGWGEAVGNLHNLQQLSMSDCGLSGPIPNFLLNLTSLLHLRLSQNSLSAQIPAWFENVTAHLVSLDLSDNYNLGGDISFIGQHISPSLTSIILSRTAVEGEIPSAIGNMSSLEILRLFNTSIEGKIPLSIANLSKLVCLDLFYNKLTGSIPPSLGTLSSLSYLDLRHNQFDGPIPHTVSDLVSIKHLWLNSNSLSGSISLSLFDNLTRLEYLFLSDNHLTVTSDSTWLPQFKNLRALRLSSCKLERIPPFLVTQYDLIELDLSANSIATNIPSWIWDLTSLYYLNLSCNQLTGSLPSGLTFMNLSYLDLHSNSLEGPLPLPPDAHLLDLSVNHFNGSIPADWGAYLSNMWFLSLSGNNLSGAIPDYICPSDLQVLDLSSNMLSSIPPHLTRKCSVLSVLDLAQNHLEGKIPAEWRNLKQLNTLKLAGNQLRGVLPSSLSKCRSLQVLDLGNNNLQGTIPHWIGKLSQLHVLVLRSNHFHGSVPHQVIHLPNLQILDLSHNHLSGPIPSNLTNLLAMVNASQSNPNHLEKHTNDNTIYTNKIAISWKGADAEFVKVLFILKCIDLSNNNLSGNIPLTMGSLKGLIALNISRNHLSGQIPKTLGGMDQLESLDLSLNRLNGEIPLELQLLSYLQFLNLSYNMLDGKVPHGGQFLTFGESSYLGNPKLSGILFTNTRVCNNSSGYDNCTSIDTIGKVENSDGEMKGWGIGLGLSYGLGFSIVIGILTFNKRVRGRVFNLYDDAILAVDRCITGNKFK, from the coding sequence ATGGAAGCTACGCTTGCATATAGCAGAGTTGCCCTTACAGTCATAACAATATCATGGGGCCTCTTATGTTTCATCGCTTATCCTGCAATTGCGTGCCCCCTCACTGAAAGAAATCTTCTCCTGGACTTCAAGGAAGCAGTTGTAGATGAGGAGAGAAAGCTAAGTTCCTGGCACGGATTGAATTGCTGCACATGGAGTGGGGTTGGTTGTAACTTCGGCACAGGCCATGTTTCTTTACTCGATTTGAGTGGATACGAGTTGGAGGGTTACATCCATTCATCGTTGTTCGAACTTGCAGAGTTAGAGCACCTCGATCTCAGTGAGAACTACTTCAAAGGTACATTCGCTCCACATATTGGAATGTTAAAGAAACTCACTTTTCTTAATTTGTTTGATGCTGGCGATGTAAATGAATTCTATGTAAGTGAATTTAATGTGAGTTTGGAAAGCTTATCAAATCTGGTAAGCTTGGAAAATCTGTGTCTGGATGGAGTAAACATCTCTGTAAGCAAAGGGTGGGGTGAAGCTGTTGGCAATCTACACAACCTTCAACAACTCAGCATGTCTGACTGTGGGCTTAGCGGACCAATTCCCAATTTCCTGCTCAACCTCACTTCTCTCCTTCATCTCCGTCTTTCACAGAATTCTTTGTCAGCGCAAATACCTGCTTGGTTTGAAAATGTGACTGCCCACTTGGTGTCACTTGATCTCTCCGACAATTACAATCTTGGAGGAGATATTTCTTTCATAGGGCAACATATTTCTCCGTCACTGACTAGCATTATTCTTTCACGGACAGCTGTGGAGGGCGAAATTCCATCTGCTATAGGGAATATGTCATCCTTGGAGATTCTTCGTCTGTTCAATACTAGTATTGAAGGTAAAATTCCTCTGTCCATCGCGAATCTCTCTAAACTTGTTTGTTTGGATCTGTTCTACAACAAGTTAACGGGGTCAATCCCACCTTCGTTGGGAACACTTTCTTCCCTTTCATATCTTGACCTCAGGCACAATCAATTCGATGGCCCAATTCCACACACAGTTTCAGATCTTGTTAGCATAAAACACCTTTGGCTGAACTCCAATAGTTTAAGTGGCTCCATTTCCCTTTCTCTCTTCGATAATCTCACTAGACTTGAATATCTGTTCCTTTCCGATAATCACCTAACTGTGACTAGTGATTCAACATGGCTTCCACAGTTTAAAAACCTCAGGGCTCTGCGACTATCTTCCTGCAAGTTAGAAAGAATTCCACCGTTTCTAGTGACCCAATATGACTTGATAGAGCTGGATCTGTCTGCTAACAGCATCGCAACAAATATTCCATCATGGATATGGGACTTGACCAGTCTTTATTATTTGAACCTTAGTTGCAACCAATTAACAGGTTCGCTGCCGTCTGGTCTAACATTCATGAATCTTTCGTATCTCGATCTGCACAGTAACAGCTTAGAaggtcctcttcctcttcctcctgatGCTCACCTGTTGGATCTGTCGGTTAATCATTTTAATGGTTCTATTCCTGCTGATTGGGGTGCATACCTTTCAAATATGTGGTTTTTATCCTTGTCGGGGAACAATCTCAGTGGAGCCATTCCAGATTACATTTGCCCTTCAGATTTGCAAGTTCTTGACCTCTCAAGTAATATGCTGAGCAGCATTCCTCCTCATTTGACAAGGAAATGTTCTGTTCTCAGTGTTCTAGATTTGGCGCAGAATCATCTGGAAGGTAAAATTCCAGCAGAATGGAGAAACCTGAAACAGCTTAATACATTGAAGCTTGCTGGTAATCAGTTGAGAGGAGTTCTTCCGTCTTCGCTTTCAAAATGCCGCTCTCTGCAAGTATTGGATTTGGGAAATAATAATTTACAAGGCACAATCCCCCATTGGATTGGAAAGCTATCACAACTGCATGTGTTGGTGTTAAGGTCCAATCATTTCCATGGCAGTGTCCCACACCAGGTGATTCACCTTCCAAATCTTCAAATTCTGGACCTTTCACACAACCACCTTTCAGGACCTATCCCAAGCAACCTTACAAACTTGCTTGCAATGGTCAATGCATCACAGAGTAATCCAAACCATTTGGAAAAGCATACTAACGATAATACAATATATACAAATAAAATTGCAATTTCCTGGAAAGGTGCCGATGCTGAGTTTGTGAAAGTTCTTTTCATTCTTAAATGTATTGATCTTTCAAACAACAATTTATCGGGGAATATTCCTCTCACAATGGGATCCCTTAAGGGCTTGATAGCCCTTAATATTTCAAGAAATCATCTCAGTGGCCAAATCCCGAAGACACTGGGAGGCATGGATCAGCTAGAGTCTCTGGACCTCTCACTAAACAGGCTGAATGGCGAAATTCCGTTAGAACTTCAGTTGCTGAGTTATTTGCAGTTCTTGAATCTATCTTACAACATGCTTGATGGAAAAGTACCCCACGGGGGGCAGTTTCTAACCTTTGGGGAGTCGTCCTACTTAGGCAATCCTAAGCTAAGTGGGATTCTATTTACCAATACAAGAGTCTGCAACAACTCTTCTGGCTATGACAACTGCACAAGTATTGATACAATTGGTAAAGTAGAGAATTCAGATGGTGAAATGAAAGGGTGGGGGATCGGACTTGGATTGAGTTATGGTTTGGGATTCTCTATTGTGATTGGAATATTGACTTTCAAtaagagggtgagagggagagtcTTCAATTTGTATGATGATGCAATTTTAGCTGTTGATCGGTGTATAACAGGGAATAAGTTCAAGTAG